The DNA region ACAGCAATGATATCGGTATTTTACTGATTGGAGGCTTCTCATACGAGCGGCATGGGTTTCGTAAGGAACCGTATGCTTTCCGCGAAGAATTTTTGACCAATTATTCACTGGGGCGTAAATCATTTTTGTTTACCTATACCGCCGACTGGAAAAAAGCAATCGGTGAAAACGACCTGAAGATCAACCTGCTTTCGCGAGGGCCAAGCAACCTGAGCAATTTTTTCGGAATTGGGAATAACACCGTTTTTGAAAATAAGGACGACAGGAAGATCTCGTACTATCGTAACCGCTATGACTATGTTACCGGCGACGTTTCCCTGCACCGCAGTTTTGGAGACCTACATGTAAGCGCCGGCATTGCGGGCCAATTTTACAACAGCAAAGCATCAAACAATACCGAACGATTTTTGAATGGATATAATGCCGCGTTTCCGGATGAGAAGGTATTTGGGACTAAGGTCTACGGCGGCTTAACAGCTAATGCAACGGTTGACACGCGGAATAAACTGATCATCCCAACACAAGGCATTTTGTGGACAACCACCGCAAGCGGCTTTAGCGGCGGCGGTTCTGGAAGTTATAACACCTACGGGCAGGTATTGTCTGAGTTTAGTTTCTATTTAAATCCCGACAAGGACTCGGTATTGGTAATAGCTAACCGAACAGGATTAGGTACTACGGTAGGTAACGCAGCCTATTTTCAGCAGATGAAACTTGGCGGGGCACAAAATTTCCGGGGTTTTCATACCAACAGGTTTACCGGTCGTACCATAGCCTATAACAATCTTGAACTTCGACTGAAAGTGCTTGATTTTACTTCATACCTGCTCCCCGGCTCATTCGGCCTGATCGGCTTTAATGATGTAGGCAGGGTGTGGGTGCCGGGAGAATCATCGGATAGGTGGCATGATGGCTATGGCGGTGGTTTGTATATCATCCCTGCTCAGCTGGTATTGATTGAGGCTGTAATGGGCTTTTCAAAAGAAGGATCGTTGCCTTATATATCTATTGGGTTTAGGTTTTAGATGAAGAAACGCCCGTTCAAGCGTCCACGCTTGAATGATTTTTTTGCAGGAGCGTCCACGCTCGTGGTTAAATGTTAAGCGTGGACGCTCAACATATGGCATGGGTTCAAGCAGAGGACGCTTGAACCTGCTAAGATTGGACATGTTAAAAGCGTTCAGCTTTAGCTAAATTAACCGCATTTTTTGGTGGCTCTGTTCTGTCAGTACCTTTCGTTTAATTTAAAGTTTGAGCAAAAAATCCAGAAAAACAGCCAAAAATCACCAAAAAACAGGGGGAATAAAGTGCTTTTTTGAAACGCATGTTTTTTATTCTTAAAAGTTTTATCCATTGATTATCAGATATTAGTGGTGTTTCGCGAGATATATTAAATCATTGATTTTCAGTTTGTTTCATTTTTAAGGTGTTTCGTGTTTTTACACTCAAAAAATGGAACAGTTAAAAAACGTCGTCTGCATTATTTCATTTTTTTATGGAGAATGGCGATTTTGGGACAGGCTCTTTTTTACAATTCTCCCATAAAAATAATTACACTATCAGTCCCATAGATTACCTGCTTTTATATATTTGCATATGAATCACCTCATAGCACCATCTATCTTAGCGGCCGATTTTGCCAACCTGCAACGCGATATTGAAATGATCAATAACAGCGAAGCCGACTGGATCCACGTTGATATTATGGATGGCATGTTTGTTCCAAATATCTCTTTTGGCTTTCCCGTTGTAAGTGCTGTAAAAAAACACGCCACCAAGCCGCTTGACGTACACCTGATGATAGTTGACCCCGATCGTTACCTTAAGGCGTTTAAAGATGCCGGAGCCGATAGTATTACTGTGCACCAGGAAGCTTGTCCGCATTTGCACCGCACCGTTCAGGCTATTAAGCAATTAGGCTGTAAAGCGGCTGTCGCCATTAACCCGGCTACCCCTGTATTTATGCTGGAGGATATTGTCGCCGACCTGGATATGGTTTTGATCATGTCGGTTAATCCGGGTTTCGGGGCTCAGCACTTTATTGATAATACTTATAAAAAGATCAAAGAACTCAGGACACTAAGTGCCGAAAAAAATCCTGACCTGCTTATTGAGATTGACGGTGGGGTAGATGCCAATAATGTAGCAAAACTGATAGAAGCCGGTGCAAATGTATTCGTTGCGGGCACTTCAGTGTTCTCTTCGGCCAACCAGGTGGCCGCAATTTCAAAACTCAAACATCCCTAAAAGTTATTATAATGATAATAATTAAACCAGCCTTGTAGGGTTAGTTTAATTATTTGCAATCAAAGGCCCGTTTGTTGATTAATTGTATATTTTTTCAAAAAATGTAAATAATGTCTATATATTTTGTCAAATTAATTAACTTCGGCCCAACAAAATACAAACTTCCTAATAGTGTATTTAGAACCTACAATTCGTTAATATTATGAAACATAATTTTGGTGCCGGACCTGGCATTCTACCACACGAAGTTTTAAAGCAAGCTTCAGAAGCAGTTATTGATTTTAATGGTACTGGACTCTCTTTGCTTGAAATTTCGCACCGATCAAAAGAGTTTGAGGCCGTTTTAGACGAAGCTGTTAGCCTGGTAAAAGAATTATTCAACGTTCCTGAAGGTTATTCGGTATTGTTTCTGCAAGGTGGCGCCAGCACCCAATTTGCTTTAGCTCCTTACAACCTGTTACCAGAAGGCGGCAAAGCTGCTTATGTGGAAACCGGTGTTTGGGCTAACAAAGCTTTAAAAGAAGCCAAATATTTTGGCGAAGTACAAATTGTAGCTTCATCAAAAGAGGCCAACTTTACTTACATCCCTAAGGATTTTCAAATCCCGGCTGATGCTGCTTATATTCACATTACTTCTAACAATACCATTTACGGTACACAGTTGCAGGAGTTCTTTAAATCGCCAATTCCGGTGGTTTGCGATATGTCGTCAGATATTTTCAGCCGCGTGGTTAACGTTGCCGATTTTGGTTTGATCTATGCCGGTGCTCAGAAAAACATGGGCCCTGCAGGTGTTACTTTGGTTATCGTAAAGGATGATTTGCTGGGTAAAACCGGTCGCAAAATCCCTGCAATGTTTAACTACCAAACTCAAATTGAAGGTGGTTCAATGTACAACACTCCTCCGGTATTTGCTATCTACGTATCAATGCTTACCCTTAAGTGGTTAAAAGCAAAAGGCGGTGTGCCGGCAGTTGAACAGGAAAACATTACTAAAGCACGTGTACTTTACGAAGAAATTGACCGCAACCCTTTGTTCAAAGCAGTGGCCGCTGTTGAAGACCGCTCAAAAATGAACGTTTGCTTCGTAATGGAAAACCCTGAACTGGAAAAACCATTCCTGAAACTTGCTGAAGAACGCGGTATAGTAGGCATTAAAGGCCACAGGAGTGTAGGAGGTTTCCGTGCCTCAATTTACAACGCATTGCCAATAAGCAGCATCTATGTGCTGATTGACGTAATGCAGGAATTTGCTGAAAAGAATAAATAATTTATTTCATTAGGTCATTGAGTCATTATGTCATTTTTATGGCAATGACTCAATGACCTGATGACTCAATGACCAAATAAGATGATCAAAATATTAGCTAATGACGGTATCGACCCGATAGGTAAGAAAATGCTGGAAGATGCCGGCTTTTTCGTTGATACCAACAATATCCCACAGGACGAGCTTCCTGAAAAATTAAAAAACTATGATGCTATTACTGTACGTAGTGCAACAAAAGTACGTAAGGCATTAATCGATGCTACCCCTAACCTGAAATTGATCGGTCGCGGTGGTGTAGGTGTTGATAATATTGATGTTGATTATGCCAAAGAAAAAGGCATTGGTGTTTACAACACGCCAGCATCTTCTTCATTATCAGTTGCTGAATTGGTATTCGCCAGCTTATTTGGAGCTGTACGCTTTTTGCCTGATAGCAACCGTAAAATGCCTGTTGATGGTGGTACCAAATTTAACGACCTGAAAAAAGCTTATGCTAAAGGCGTTGAGCTTCGCGGTAAAACTTTAGGTATCGTAGGTTTTGGTCGTATCGGCAGGGAAGTAGCTAAAATAGCTATCGGTGTTGGTATGGATGTTTTGGCTTATGACCTTTTTGATTTCAACCCTGAGCTGGATCTTGTTTTAGGCGGTGGCACTACTGTTAAAGTATCTGTAAAAAAATCGACGCTTGAGGAAATCATCACTACTGCTGATTTTATTACTTTACACACTCCATTTATCGACAAAGCTCTTTTTGGTGCTGAGGAATTGGCTAAAACTAAAAAAGGTGTTGGCCTGGTAAACATCTCACGCGGTGGTTTAATTGATGAACTCGCTTTGGTTGACGCTTTAAACAGCGGCCAGGTTTCATTTGCAGCACTTGACGTTTTTGACAATGAACCAACCCCACGTGCCGAGATCTTGACCCATCCAAAAATTTCCCTGACCCCACACATTGGTGCTGCTACCAATGAGGCCCAGGAAAGGATTGGTGTTGAGCTTGCGAGCTTAATTATCGGGCATTTCAAAAAAGCATAACACGAATTTGCTATAATTAGAGCGAATACAAACTATAAAACAAACGGCACGAATTGATGAAATTCGTGCCGTTTGTTTTATATATCTTATGTAATTGCGGGCGTAGCACGGCAATCGCATGCTATACAGGGCCGCTATGCTTCCGTACGATTGCTTCGATCACTGCCGCGGGTTTCGCGCGGCGTAACCCGTGGTTTAAAATAGTTTGAGTTTTCAACTCAAGTGGAAAGGGGCTAAAGTTGAAAACTTTAGCCATAGGCAGCCACGGGTTACGCTGCGCTAAACCCGCGGCAGATATTACTTATAATTTGTGTAATTCGCTTTAATTCGGGAGTGTTCGTGTTATATAATATACGACACACCTTTCTCCGGTAAAGTCACTCCATAACCTTCTTTCTCAAGATCATTGGCTAACAGTTGCATACTTTCACCTTCGCCATGCACCAGGAATATGTGTTTGAGCTTTGCTTTATCAATGGCTTTTACGGTATTCATCAGGTCGTCATGGTCGCCGTGGGCACTTAGTACGTCGGTTTGTTTAATGGTGGCATAAACGGCCAGTTCACGGTCTTTAATGTGGACAATGGAATCTCCCCGCAATAAACGATGACCTAATGTACCTTTCGCACAATAGCCTATGAAAAGAATGGTGGCGTAATAGTTTTGGATATTGTAAAAAAGATGGTCCTGGATGCGGCCGCCTTCAAGCATTCCTGCGGATGAGATAATGACACAAGGCTCCCAGTAATTGGAAATTTGCCGGCTGTCCTTCAGCGTTTCTACATAGGTAAGGTTATCAAACTCAAATTCATCACCGCGTTTTTGGTAAAACTCCTGGGCTTCCTGGTTTACGTGGTTATGGTATTTCCTGAATACTTCGGTAGCCTGTGTAGCCATCGGACTATCAACAAAAACTTTAACCGGCGGCAGTAAGCCGGTACTGAAGACCTTGTTCAACGTATAAACCAGTGATTGTGTACGCCCGATGCTGAATGCCGGAATGATCAAACGGCCCTGCTCTTTAATACAGGCTTTTTCAATAACCTCTATCAGGGTTTGCTCAACCGTTTTATCCTTACTGTGGTAGCGGCCACCATAGGTTGCTTCCGAAACCAGGAAATCAACAGGAGGGAGCGGCTGCGGATCATTCAATACCGGATAATTTTTCCTGCCGATATCGCCGGTAAAGGCTATTGATTTTTCTTCGCCTTTATCATTTACTTTAAATACGGCTGCCGCCGCACCTAACAGGTGGCCTACCGGTACAAAAGTCAATTCGATATCGCCGGTAATTCTAAACGGTTTGTTAAATCCTATGGTAACAAAGCGTTCCACTGTATCCATAACATGTTTTTGCATGTATAATGGTTGGGCATGGGTATTAAATTTGCCCCTGCCGCGTTTGTGATGGCCGCCTTTGCTTGCTGCTTTGCGCATGAAGATATTTACAGAATCGAGCAAAAGTAATTCTGTTAAATCTGCCGTAGGAGGGGTGCAAAGGATCTGCCCTTCAAAACCTAAACGGATCAAGGTAGGCAGGTTGCCTGAGTGATCGATATGGGCATGGGTAAGTACTACCACGTCAATGTCTTCGGGCCGAAAAGGAAAGTTTTCGTTAGATATGATACTGCGGTCTTTTTCATAATCAAGCCCGCAATCCACTAAGATTTTATATTGTCCAACCTCGAGCAAATGCATGCTCCCGGTTACTTGTCGGGCCGCGCCGTGTATAGTTAGTTTCATTGTTTTAAGTCTATAGTCCATAGATAATGGGCCATAGTGCTCTTATTCCTTTATGATTTCGTTAAATATCGATTATTTATTTTAAAATATAGCTATCGACTATTGTCTGTTAGCTGTTTTGAGTCTCAAACTGAAGCTGACTCAGGTAGCGATAAAGGCCCTGTTCATTATTAATAAGTTCGAGGTGGCTGCCGCTTTCAACAATATTGCCTTTTTCTATCACTACTATTTTGTCTGCCTCGCGAATAGTTGAAAGGCGGTGGGCGATGATGATAGAAGTGCGGTCTTTCATTAATTCTTCGAGGGCTTCCTGTACCAGGCGTTCCGATTCTGAATCTAATGAAGATGTGGCTTCATCCAGGATCAGGATGGCAGGGTTTTTAAGCAGGGCCCTTGCAATAGCAATGCGCTGGCGCTGCCCGCCAGATAGTTTAACACCACGCTCGCCCACAATCGTTTCATAACCTTCGGGGAAGGACGATATGAACTGATGCGCGTTAGCTCGTTTAGCAGCCTGTATAATATCTTCTTTTGAAGCATTTAAACGCCCATACGCAATATTTTCCATAATGGTGCCGCCAAATAGCAAAACATCCTGCGGAACGATGGCCACCTGGTTACGGATATCGGTAAGAGAATAGTTATCGGCAGGCTTGCCATCAAATAAAATGCTGCCGCTTTGCGGATGATAAAATTGCAGGATCAGCGAGGCCATAGTTGATTTGCCCGAACCGCTTGGCCCAACAATAGCTACCCGCTGCCCGGCATCGGCATTAAATGAAATTCCTTTTAATACGGTGATCTCCTGGCGGGAAGGGTAGGCAAATACAACATTATCAAAAGCGAGATCACCTTTGATCGGTTGTTTGACATTATTATCGCTCTCGACTATGGAAATCTCTTCGCCCTGCTCGGCAAGGATCTCCAATACACGCTCGCTTGCACCCACTGCTTTTTGCAGGTTGGCGTACAGATCAGGGAAACTGCCCATGGCGGCGCCCGCGAAAATCGAATACATGATGAATTTTGTTAACCCGCCGAAAAGCAATTCGTGATTATGAACTAAAACGGAACCGTACCATATAACCGCCACAAAAGTACCGAATAGGAAAAATACGATAAATGAAGCAAATATTCCCCTGAACTTAGCTCCCTTAACAGCAATATTAACTACCTGTCTTAATATTTTGTCATATCGGGAAGCTTCATATGATTCATTTACAAATGCTTTTACATTGGCGATACCTTGTAAAGTTTCTTCAACAATAACATTTGATTCGCCAAGTTTATCCTGGGCCTGTCTTGATAGTTTGCGTATAAATCTGCCGAATACAACTGCAAAGGCGACTAAAAACGGAAGTATAGCTAATACAGCAAGGGTTAGTTTAGGCGAAACGATAGCAAGAAAAACAACACTGCCAATCATGATCACCCCTTGTCGAACAATTTCGGCAATTGTGGTAGTTAGCGTATCCTGTATTTGAGAAAGGTCCGCTGAAATTCGGCTGTTCAATTCACCAACTCTGCGATTAGCGAAAAAGTTCATTGGAAGGGTAACAAGTTTGAAATAGGTATCGCGACGGATATCAGCCAATGATTTTTCAGAAACTTGCACAAACCATAAGATCCTGAAAAACGAAATGATAGCCTGTATGAACAATAAAATCATACCTGCAAGACCAATAGCGCCTATACTATGCGGCAAAAAAGGATAATCAAATTTATCTTGAGATGCGTTAATAAGAGAACCAAGAATAGTTGGGAATGCTAATCCAACCAGGCTTGATACAAAGAGGAATATCATTCCTGCTATAAATTTCCAACGATAGGGTTTAAGGTAAGTGAGCAGTTTAGCTACGTTACGCAGGCTGCTCCGGTTTATTTTTGCTTTAGGTAATTCTGCTTCGGCCTTGCTGCCACTGTTCAGTCGTCCTCTTGCCATGTATGCGTTTGAATGTTATAAACCGCGAATTTACGCTTTAACACGGTTCTTTTTAACAAGCAGAAACAAAATTGACGCAATCATGAAAAGTATCACTAATACAAATATGTTTTGCCGGGTTTTGAAGTGCTCTTCTGAATTGTTTAACTGTTGTTTAAGATGCGCATTTTGTTGCCTTAACCTGTTAATTACCTGTATATAACCGGCAGCTGTAGTTTCTGCCTCCTTGCTGTGGCTTTGGATCTGCCTTTGCTGAAAATCACGGTATTCAAGCAGTATCTTGAGCTCTTTAAAAATTGCATCATCTGTTTTAGCGATATCCATCAGGATGCCGGCCGAACGTCGGACATCACCTTTGGTTTGAAAGCCGAAAATGCCGGTATGCTGGCCCAGGCTTTGGTCATATTGCCCGAATTTTTGTTTACGGGCCGCCAGCATATTATTTATTTTTTTACGCTGAAGCTGGTAAGCTACCGAATCGGAGTTAACAGAGCTTTGGGCCGATGCCCAACCGGTTGTTATCAAGCAAAATAAAAAAATCAGTACAGTTTTTTTCATTTATATAAATTACCTTATTGAAATTCAATGATCACCTTATCATTCAGGTTCAGGCCCAGAAGGCCACTTGCATTGCCTTTATTTATGGCAATTTCCAAATGGTCGCTGATACCAAACAAACAAAGTTTTTCGCCAACGGGTACTTCATTATAATGCCAGCTTAAATGGTTTATGGTTTCGTTGCGCTTAAAATTGAGCACAAAACGCCTGCCTTGCTGCACACTGTTAAAAAACTCCTTGGTTATATTGGTTATCACATTCTGAAATGAATCGATATAAATTACAACACCTTTGATCATGTTTTTTTCAATAACAGGCTGCAAATTCATTTTGTTTTCAATATCGCTCACCGGCAGGCCTATTTCATCCAGTTTGCCGCCTTTGGCTAAATGACAGGCCGTTTTAACAAAGATATCGGCCAGGGGGAAGTGGAGGAATTTAAGGTCCTGCATAATGTTGATCTCAACTATCTCTTCAGGCTCCTGGTCAAACATCAGCGAAAAAATACCGTTATCAGCCCCCACAAAGTAGTGCTTTTTGTAGCGGATAGCGAGGTATTTGGTATGGTCATTATAAACGGTGTCAATACCTATAAGGTGTACGGTATCTTCCGGAAAATAATGAAAGCTGTTTTTAAGTATAAAGGCGGCCTGCTGTACATTAAAGGCCGCAACACTGTTGGTAATATCAACAATATTTACTGTAGGCAACAATTTGTAGATACTGCCTTTTAACGCAGCCTGGTAAATATCTTTGTCGCCTAAATCAGTAGTTAATGTTATAATTGCCATTAATTTTATAAATATTTATTGCTAATCTTGTAGTAGCATTTGAAGCTACAAATATTCAATTTTTAATTCATAAAAATCCGTAACTAAAAAATCAAATTAGTATTGAACGAACTTAAGCTATCAATTGAAAACGTAAACCCTGCGGTACTGTGGGGGCCTAATAATGATCATTTTGAGATCATTAAGAAACAATACCCCAAGCTTAAAATAGTTGCCCGCGGCAGTGAAGTGAAGGTTTTGGGCGATGATAACGAACTGAATATTTTCCAGGAAAAATTTTCCCATCTGATAAATCATGTTGAGAAATTTGAAAATCTCAACATAACTGATCTCGAGCGGATCCTTGGTTCGAAGGTTAATAATGCAGCTACATCTGAACCTGTTACTGCCGATAAGTTTGCGAGTGGCGAAGTGATTGTGTTTGGGCCTAACGGCGTAATGGTAAGGGCACGTACCACCAATCAGCGCCGCATGGTTGATAGTATTAACAAAAGCGATATCCTTTTTGCAATCGGGCCTGCGGGTACCGGTAAAACGTATACCGCGGTGGCATTGGCCGTAAGGGCACTTAAAAACAAAGAGATTAAACGCATTATACTAACCCGCCCGGCGGTTGAAGCAGGGGAGAACCTTGGTTTTTTACCCGGCGACCTTAAAGAAAAGATCGACCCATACCTGAGGCCTTTATATGATGCGCTTGATGATATGATCCCGGCCGAAAAACTGAAGGTTTACCTGGAGAACCGTACCATTGAGATTGCACCGCTGGCCTTTATGCGTGGCCGTACCCTTGATAACTGTTTTGTTATTTTGGACGAAGCCCAGAATGCCACCGATATGCAGCTTAAGATGTTCCTGACACGTATGGGGCCATCAGCTAAATTTATTGTAACCGGCGACGTAACACAGATTGATTTGCCGAAAAAACAACAATCAGGCCTGCATACCGCACTAAGGATATTGACCGATATCAAAGGTATTGAAATAGTATACCTGAGCGGCGAAGACGTAGTAAGGCACAAATTAGTACGTAAGATATTAGAAGCTTACGGAGATATACAGTAATTTAAGTTTAGTTCATAGTTCATAGTTGATGGTTCATGGTAATAATGCAAATCGGCTATGAACTATGAACTATCAACCATGAACTAAAAAATGAACTCAATAAAAGAAACACATTTCAGCTTTCCGGGGCAAACGGCTTTTTACAAGGGGAAAGTACGCGATGTTTATACGATAGATAATAAATACCTGGCCATGGTTGTTACCGACCGGATTTCGGCCTTTGATGTTGTACTGCCCGAAGCCATTCCTTTTAAAGGACAGGTGCTTAACCAAATTGCGGCCCGGTTTTTAGAAGCGACGGCCGATATTGTTCCCAATTGGGTTATTTCGGTTCCGGACCCAAGCGTTACTATTGGCCGCATTTGCGAGCCGTTTAAGGTGGAGATGGTGATCCGCGGTTATCTTGCCGGTCATGCCGCTCGGGAGTATAGCACAGGCAAGCGCCACGTATGTGGTGTATTGTTGCCCGAAGGTTTAAAAGAAAATGATATCCTGCCCCAACCTATTATTACGCCAACCACCAAAGCATCAGTAGGGCATGACGAGGATATTTCACGCGAGGAGATCCTGTCGAGGGGTATCGTATCCGAAGAAGATTATGTAAAACTTGAAGCTTATACTCAGGCGCTATTTAAACGTGGTACCGAAATAGCAGCCAAACAAGGCTTAATACTGGTAGATACTAAGTATGAGTTCGGTAAGGTTGACGGTCAGATTTATCTGATCGATGAGATCCATACACCCGATTCATCAAGGTATTTTTATAAAGAAGGCTACGAGGGGCGCCAGCAAAAAGGCGAGCCTCAAAAACAGCTTTCAAAAGAGTTTGTACGCAAATGGCTTATCGAAAACGGTTTCCAGGGCAAAGATGGACAGGTAGTACCTGTTATGACCGAAGAGATTGTTAATTCGATATCTGAGCGTTATATAGAGCTTTATGAACAGATCACAGGCGAGGCATTTGTTAAGCCTGCCGAAGGGAATGTATTAGCCCGCGTTGAAACAGCAATTAATAACGCGTTGAGCGTTATGTAATTTTAAAATATCCATAAAATATTTATCTTAGCTTATTAAATTTAATAAGAATGAAATTTACTGTAGATAAACATGAGAAATATATATTATTGAAACTTAATGAATCAAAATTAAATTCAATAGTAACGCCTCAGTTAAAATCAGAACTGATTTTGATCAATACAGAGGGGCAGCGCAACATCATTCTCGACTTGTCGCAGGTGAAATATGCCGATTCATCAGGCTTAAGCAGTTTGTTGGTTGGTCACCGCTTGTGTAAAAATGCTACGGGTTCATTTATTTTGGCGGGTTTAAATGACGCAGTTGCGCGTTTAATAACCATATCACAATTGGATAATGTATTAACCATTGTCCCAACCGCCGAAGAGGGCGTCGATCTTATTTTTATGGAAGAGATTGAAAAGGAATTAAAAAAGGAAGCAAGATAAACCATTTGATTGTTTACCTATTATGAAATTTGAGGTAACAATACTTGGCAGCAGCTCCGCAACCCCCATCTTTAACAGAAATCCTACTTCACAGGTGCTCAATATCAATGAGCGCCTGTATTTAATAGACTGCGGCGAAGGCACTCAGCAACAAATGCTCCGTTTTGATATCAAAGCCAGTCGCATTGATCATATTTTTATAAGTCATCTTCACGGCGATCATTATTTAGGCCTGGTTGGTTTATTATCATCCATGCACCTTAACGGTCGTAAAAAGGCGCTTAAACTGGTATGCCCCGTGCAGTTGAAAGAAATAATTGATCTGCAATTAAGATATTCAGATACCGAACTGCAATTCCCTGTTGAATATATATTTACCAATGCCCAACAAAGTGAAGTGGTGATCAATAATAGTGATGTTGTAGTTGAAACGATACCACTTGATCACCGCATTGCCTGTACCGGCTTTTTGTTTAAGGAAAAGAAAAGACTTCGTAAACTTATTAAGGAGAAAATAGAAAGTCTCGACATCCCGGTTGCTTATTATTCGGTATTGAAAAAAGGGGGGGATTATACTGATGAAAAAGGCAAAGTTTACAAAAATGAAGAGCTAACTATCGATTCGGCCGAGCCTAAAACCTATGCCTACTGCTCCGATACGATGTATAATGAAAACTATTTCGGCCAAATCGCCAACGCCACATTGCTTTATCACGAGGCTACTTTTTTAAATGATATGCTCGACCGGGCAGTTATAACCCATCACACCACCGCGTTGCAAGCCGGAGAGATAGCACTGAAAACCAACGCCAAAAAACTGCTCATAGGCCATTTTTCGGCCCGTTATAAAACCCTGAA from Mucilaginibacter sp. SJ includes:
- the serC gene encoding 3-phosphoserine/phosphohydroxythreonine transaminase, coding for MKHNFGAGPGILPHEVLKQASEAVIDFNGTGLSLLEISHRSKEFEAVLDEAVSLVKELFNVPEGYSVLFLQGGASTQFALAPYNLLPEGGKAAYVETGVWANKALKEAKYFGEVQIVASSKEANFTYIPKDFQIPADAAYIHITSNNTIYGTQLQEFFKSPIPVVCDMSSDIFSRVVNVADFGLIYAGAQKNMGPAGVTLVIVKDDLLGKTGRKIPAMFNYQTQIEGGSMYNTPPVFAIYVSMLTLKWLKAKGGVPAVEQENITKARVLYEEIDRNPLFKAVAAVEDRSKMNVCFVMENPELEKPFLKLAEERGIVGIKGHRSVGGFRASIYNALPISSIYVLIDVMQEFAEKNK
- a CDS encoding SAM hydrolase/SAM-dependent halogenase family protein, producing the protein MAIITLTTDLGDKDIYQAALKGSIYKLLPTVNIVDITNSVAAFNVQQAAFILKNSFHYFPEDTVHLIGIDTVYNDHTKYLAIRYKKHYFVGADNGIFSLMFDQEPEEIVEINIMQDLKFLHFPLADIFVKTACHLAKGGKLDEIGLPVSDIENKMNLQPVIEKNMIKGVVIYIDSFQNVITNITKEFFNSVQQGRRFVLNFKRNETINHLSWHYNEVPVGEKLCLFGISDHLEIAINKGNASGLLGLNLNDKVIIEFQ
- a CDS encoding MBL fold metallo-hydrolase yields the protein MKLTIHGAARQVTGSMHLLEVGQYKILVDCGLDYEKDRSIISNENFPFRPEDIDVVVLTHAHIDHSGNLPTLIRLGFEGQILCTPPTADLTELLLLDSVNIFMRKAASKGGHHKRGRGKFNTHAQPLYMQKHVMDTVERFVTIGFNKPFRITGDIELTFVPVGHLLGAAAAVFKVNDKGEEKSIAFTGDIGRKNYPVLNDPQPLPPVDFLVSEATYGGRYHSKDKTVEQTLIEVIEKACIKEQGRLIIPAFSIGRTQSLVYTLNKVFSTGLLPPVKVFVDSPMATQATEVFRKYHNHVNQEAQEFYQKRGDEFEFDNLTYVETLKDSRQISNYWEPCVIISSAGMLEGGRIQDHLFYNIQNYYATILFIGYCAKGTLGHRLLRGDSIVHIKDRELAVYATIKQTDVLSAHGDHDDLMNTVKAIDKAKLKHIFLVHGEGESMQLLANDLEKEGYGVTLPEKGVSYII
- a CDS encoding ABC transporter ATP-binding protein, producing the protein MARGRLNSGSKAEAELPKAKINRSSLRNVAKLLTYLKPYRWKFIAGMIFLFVSSLVGLAFPTILGSLINASQDKFDYPFLPHSIGAIGLAGMILLFIQAIISFFRILWFVQVSEKSLADIRRDTYFKLVTLPMNFFANRRVGELNSRISADLSQIQDTLTTTIAEIVRQGVIMIGSVVFLAIVSPKLTLAVLAILPFLVAFAVVFGRFIRKLSRQAQDKLGESNVIVEETLQGIANVKAFVNESYEASRYDKILRQVVNIAVKGAKFRGIFASFIVFFLFGTFVAVIWYGSVLVHNHELLFGGLTKFIMYSIFAGAAMGSFPDLYANLQKAVGASERVLEILAEQGEEISIVESDNNVKQPIKGDLAFDNVVFAYPSRQEITVLKGISFNADAGQRVAIVGPSGSGKSTMASLILQFYHPQSGSILFDGKPADNYSLTDIRNQVAIVPQDVLLFGGTIMENIAYGRLNASKEDIIQAAKRANAHQFISSFPEGYETIVGERGVKLSGGQRQRIAIARALLKNPAILILDEATSSLDSESERLVQEALEELMKDRTSIIIAHRLSTIREADKIVVIEKGNIVESGSHLELINNEQGLYRYLSQLQFETQNS
- a CDS encoding PhoH family protein, with the protein product MNELKLSIENVNPAVLWGPNNDHFEIIKKQYPKLKIVARGSEVKVLGDDNELNIFQEKFSHLINHVEKFENLNITDLERILGSKVNNAATSEPVTADKFASGEVIVFGPNGVMVRARTTNQRRMVDSINKSDILFAIGPAGTGKTYTAVALAVRALKNKEIKRIILTRPAVEAGENLGFLPGDLKEKIDPYLRPLYDALDDMIPAEKLKVYLENRTIEIAPLAFMRGRTLDNCFVILDEAQNATDMQLKMFLTRMGPSAKFIVTGDVTQIDLPKKQQSGLHTALRILTDIKGIEIVYLSGEDVVRHKLVRKILEAYGDIQ
- the rpe gene encoding ribulose-phosphate 3-epimerase produces the protein MNHLIAPSILAADFANLQRDIEMINNSEADWIHVDIMDGMFVPNISFGFPVVSAVKKHATKPLDVHLMIVDPDRYLKAFKDAGADSITVHQEACPHLHRTVQAIKQLGCKAAVAINPATPVFMLEDIVADLDMVLIMSVNPGFGAQHFIDNTYKKIKELRTLSAEKNPDLLIEIDGGVDANNVAKLIEAGANVFVAGTSVFSSANQVAAISKLKHP
- a CDS encoding D-2-hydroxyacid dehydrogenase codes for the protein MIKILANDGIDPIGKKMLEDAGFFVDTNNIPQDELPEKLKNYDAITVRSATKVRKALIDATPNLKLIGRGGVGVDNIDVDYAKEKGIGVYNTPASSSLSVAELVFASLFGAVRFLPDSNRKMPVDGGTKFNDLKKAYAKGVELRGKTLGIVGFGRIGREVAKIAIGVGMDVLAYDLFDFNPELDLVLGGGTTVKVSVKKSTLEEIITTADFITLHTPFIDKALFGAEELAKTKKGVGLVNISRGGLIDELALVDALNSGQVSFAALDVFDNEPTPRAEILTHPKISLTPHIGAATNEAQERIGVELASLIIGHFKKA